One Chromatiaceae bacterium genomic region harbors:
- a CDS encoding glycosyltransferase family 4 protein has protein sequence MPLAAFAVAALASQFLARSPGLFRGMLDEPNARSLHTGAIPRTGGFALLAGLATAGLLAPMALQPVGAGIWILLALLPVAAISLLDDGGGVRPRYRLAAHLGAGVLLMAGGLAWSSLELPGLTLSLGLVPSVGLTLLLVVWMINLYNFMDGMDGLAGGMAVFGFGALAILGWRGGESAYALACASIAATAGGFLTANFPPARLFLGDLGSTSLGLLAAALALQGSALGLFPLWVAGLAFSPFILDATTTLARRAIRREQLWQAHRSHHYQRLVLAGWSHRRVMLRAWALMAACGACAVAAPGLTPPDQWLLLVGWAGIYALIGYRVRLAERQLGRVAP, from the coding sequence ATGCCTCTGGCCGCCTTTGCCGTGGCGGCCCTGGCGAGCCAGTTCCTGGCGCGTTCGCCGGGGTTATTTCGCGGCATGCTCGATGAGCCCAACGCCCGCTCCCTGCACACGGGCGCCATCCCCCGCACCGGTGGGTTCGCCCTCCTCGCCGGACTTGCCACCGCTGGCCTGCTGGCCCCTATGGCGCTTCAGCCGGTGGGCGCAGGGATCTGGATACTGCTGGCCCTGCTGCCGGTGGCGGCCATCTCCCTCCTCGATGATGGGGGCGGGGTGCGACCCCGCTACCGGCTGGCGGCTCACCTGGGCGCCGGGGTCCTCTTGATGGCTGGCGGACTTGCCTGGTCGAGTCTGGAACTACCCGGCCTGACGCTTAGCCTGGGGCTGGTCCCATCGGTTGGCCTGACCCTGCTGCTGGTGGTCTGGATGATCAATCTTTACAACTTCATGGACGGCATGGATGGCCTGGCCGGTGGCATGGCGGTCTTTGGCTTTGGCGCCCTGGCGATTCTGGGATGGCGGGGGGGTGAATCGGCCTATGCCCTGGCGTGCGCCAGCATCGCGGCCACCGCCGGGGGCTTCCTGACCGCCAATTTTCCGCCGGCGCGGCTCTTCCTGGGCGATCTCGGCTCCACGAGCCTGGGCCTGCTGGCGGCGGCCCTGGCACTACAGGGCAGCGCCTTAGGGCTTTTCCCGCTCTGGGTCGCTGGGCTGGCCTTCTCCCCCTTCATCCTCGATGCCACCACGACCCTGGCGCGACGCGCCATCCGGAGAGAGCAGCTCTGGCAGGCCCATCGCTCTCATCATTACCAGCGTCTGGTGCTGGCGGGTTGGAGTCACCGCCGCGTCATGCTGCGAGCCTGGGCCCTCATGGCCGCCTGTGGTGCCTGCGCCGTCGCCGCCCCCGGCCTGACACCCCCTGATCAGTGGCTGCTGTTGGTTGGCTGGGCGGGCATTTATGCCCTGATCGGCTACCGGGTGCGGCTGGCTGAACGTCAGTTGGGGCGGGTCGCGCCATGA
- a CDS encoding polysaccharide biosynthesis protein: protein MSHGFERLRSRSAAFIHDLLMLPVAWLLAFWLRFNLGDIPAEQMNVALVALPILLVAQGTVNWLLGLYRGVWRFASLPDLLRIAKAVVTGTGLTFFLLFVFNRLDAVPRSVPPLYLLLQLALLAGPRLIYRWLKDHRLNLGDGQRVLIVGAERAGEMLARDMLRDPQRAYVPVAFVDDRPRRQGAEVHGIPVRGGTEAIPAMALDLEIDLILLATPDASASEMQRLVDLCEKAGPPFRTVPQLGNLMNGQVSISQVRPVSIEDLLGRDPVALDEAAIRQGLTGRRTLVTGGGGSIGSELCRQIARARPAALIVADQGEYNLYQIDRELRQAYPELELRCRLVDVTDAEAVAALFARERPEILFHAAAYKHVPLLEDQVRAAVRNNVLGTRILATAADRWGVDQFILISTDKAVNPANIMGATKRIAERLCQALDTQSRTRFIAVRFGNVLGSAGSVVPLFRAQIAQGGPLTLTHPDMERFFMTIPEACQLIMQAATIGRGGEIFVLDMGEPVPIRYLAEQMIRLSGHRPGPDIAIEYIGLRPGEKLFEELFYPSEGLGATGHPKIRVAHAPPEAVPRELQQALEDLGVAVTAGDEAALRSILMRLAPPHPGATQAGQQPETREHA from the coding sequence ATGAGCCACGGGTTCGAACGGCTGCGCTCGCGCAGCGCCGCCTTTATCCACGACCTGCTGATGCTGCCGGTGGCCTGGCTGCTAGCCTTCTGGCTGCGCTTCAACCTCGGCGATATCCCAGCCGAACAAATGAACGTGGCCCTGGTGGCCCTGCCGATCCTCTTGGTGGCCCAGGGTACCGTGAACTGGCTGCTGGGCCTGTATCGGGGCGTCTGGCGCTTCGCCTCCCTGCCAGACCTGCTGCGCATCGCCAAGGCCGTGGTGACTGGCACCGGCCTGACCTTCTTTCTGCTCTTCGTTTTCAATCGCCTGGACGCCGTGCCGCGCTCCGTGCCGCCGCTGTACCTCTTGCTGCAACTGGCGCTGCTGGCGGGACCTCGCCTCATCTATCGGTGGCTCAAGGATCATCGCCTGAATTTGGGCGATGGCCAGCGCGTCCTCATCGTTGGCGCCGAGCGTGCAGGCGAGATGCTGGCGCGGGATATGCTCCGCGATCCCCAGCGCGCCTATGTCCCCGTGGCCTTCGTCGATGACCGGCCGCGCCGCCAGGGCGCCGAGGTGCACGGCATTCCCGTGCGGGGCGGCACCGAGGCTATTCCGGCCATGGCCCTGGACCTGGAGATCGATCTCATCCTCCTCGCCACCCCCGATGCCTCGGCGAGCGAGATGCAGCGGCTGGTGGACTTGTGCGAGAAGGCGGGCCCGCCCTTCCGAACCGTGCCCCAACTGGGGAATTTGATGAATGGCCAGGTCTCCATCAGTCAGGTGCGGCCGGTGAGTATCGAGGATCTGCTGGGGCGCGACCCGGTGGCCCTGGATGAGGCGGCCATCCGCCAGGGCCTGACCGGCCGCCGCACCCTGGTCACCGGTGGTGGCGGCTCTATCGGTTCTGAGTTGTGCCGCCAGATTGCCCGCGCCCGGCCCGCCGCCCTCATCGTCGCCGATCAGGGCGAATACAACCTCTACCAGATCGACCGGGAGTTGCGCCAGGCCTACCCGGAACTGGAACTGCGCTGTCGCCTGGTGGATGTCACCGATGCGGAGGCCGTCGCGGCCCTCTTTGCCCGGGAAAGGCCGGAGATCCTCTTCCATGCCGCCGCCTACAAACACGTCCCGCTCCTGGAGGACCAGGTGCGCGCCGCCGTTCGCAACAATGTCCTGGGCACCCGGATCCTCGCTACCGCCGCCGATCGCTGGGGGGTGGATCAGTTCATCCTCATCTCCACCGATAAGGCCGTGAACCCCGCCAACATCATGGGTGCCACCAAGCGGATTGCCGAACGCCTCTGTCAGGCCCTGGATACCCAGTCCCGGACGCGCTTTATCGCCGTGCGCTTCGGTAATGTCCTGGGCTCCGCCGGTAGCGTGGTGCCCCTCTTCCGGGCCCAGATCGCCCAGGGTGGACCCCTGACCCTGACGCACCCGGACATGGAGCGCTTCTTCATGACCATCCCCGAGGCCTGCCAGTTGATCATGCAGGCCGCGACGATCGGGCGCGGCGGGGAGATCTTCGTCCTGGACATGGGCGAGCCGGTACCCATCCGCTACCTGGCGGAACAGATGATCCGCCTCTCGGGCCACCGGCCGGGACCGGATATCGCCATCGAATACATCGGCCTGCGGCCCGGTGAAAAGCTCTTCGAAGAGCTTTTCTACCCGAGCGAGGGCCTCGGGGCGACCGGCCACCCCAAGATCCGGGTGGCCCATGCCCCGCCCGAGGCCGTGCCGAGGGAGTTGCAACAGGCCCTGGAGGACCTAGGGGTTGCGGTCACGGCCGGCGACGAGGCGGCCTTACGATCCATTCTCATGCGCCTAGCCCCGCCCCACCCCGGGGCGACCCAGGCCGGACAGCAGCCGGAGACTCGCGAACATGCTTGA
- the gspE gene encoding type II secretion system ATPase GspE, which yields MLETPVLTALRRFRPWLPRGDGHQAAPPGEEVEPPAVEAPTASAEAEGPAVPTLPTAAQRVIDHLQATGRLGQNDLNRAKRLGEEGVDPLVRMLVRLGLVSERDMAEAMAEVLGLELAESESFPTESVASETLSLRFLKDSKVLPLREEEDRLEVAFADPTDRFVVDVVALAAGKPLLQRVALPSEIDTALERLHEPKAEDKGDDLNADLGEVSEDDIEHLKDLASEAPVIRLVNQLIQKAVESRASDIHIEPFADELKVRYRVDGILHEVPSPPARSTAAIISRVKIMSKLNIAERRLPQDGRIPLRVQGKELDLRVSTVPTMFGESVVMRLLDKESVRFDLDALGFDGGPRARLDQIMEIPYGILLVTGPTGSGKSTTLYTVLSRLNTQERKIITVEDPVEYQIPGINQIQVKPAIGMTFSGALRSIVRQDPDIIMVGEMRDLETARIAVQSALTGHLVLSTLHTNDAASGVTRLLDMGVEDYLLTSTINGILAQRLVRRLCPFCRENYEPLPEVAAKVRKSLTDVDAIQLYRAVGCERCNNTGYRGRLVITEVLRMTDAIRRAVLEHATATVILRLAIEEGMATMYQDGLRKCLDGRTTLEEVLRVAEEH from the coding sequence ATGCTTGAAACACCTGTTCTGACCGCCCTGCGCCGGTTCCGACCCTGGCTGCCGCGAGGGGATGGCCACCAAGCCGCCCCCCCGGGGGAGGAGGTGGAGCCACCAGCCGTGGAGGCCCCCACCGCGAGCGCGGAGGCGGAGGGACCGGCCGTGCCGACCCTGCCAACCGCCGCCCAGCGCGTTATCGACCACCTCCAGGCCACGGGTCGGCTCGGTCAGAATGACCTCAATCGCGCCAAGCGTCTGGGGGAGGAAGGGGTCGATCCCTTGGTGCGGATGCTGGTGCGTCTGGGTCTAGTATCCGAGCGCGACATGGCCGAGGCCATGGCCGAGGTCCTGGGGCTGGAATTGGCAGAATCGGAGTCCTTCCCCACCGAGTCGGTGGCCAGCGAGACCCTGAGTCTGCGCTTTCTCAAGGACAGCAAGGTCCTGCCTCTGCGCGAGGAGGAGGATAGGCTGGAAGTCGCTTTCGCCGACCCCACCGACCGCTTCGTCGTGGATGTCGTGGCCCTGGCCGCCGGCAAGCCCCTGCTCCAACGTGTGGCTTTGCCCAGCGAGATCGACACTGCCCTGGAGCGCCTCCACGAGCCCAAGGCCGAGGACAAGGGCGACGACCTGAACGCCGACCTGGGGGAGGTCTCCGAAGATGACATCGAACACCTCAAGGACCTGGCGAGCGAGGCCCCGGTCATCCGTCTGGTCAACCAGTTGATTCAGAAGGCGGTGGAATCTCGCGCCTCGGACATCCACATCGAACCCTTTGCTGATGAGCTCAAGGTGCGCTACCGGGTAGATGGCATCCTCCACGAGGTACCTTCCCCGCCGGCCAGGTCCACCGCCGCCATCATCTCCCGCGTCAAGATCATGTCCAAGCTCAATATCGCCGAGCGGCGCCTGCCCCAGGATGGCCGTATCCCCCTGCGCGTGCAGGGCAAGGAACTGGACCTGCGCGTCTCCACCGTGCCGACCATGTTCGGCGAGAGTGTGGTCATGCGCCTGTTGGACAAGGAGAGCGTGCGCTTCGATCTCGACGCCCTGGGCTTCGATGGCGGGCCCCGCGCCCGGCTCGATCAGATCATGGAGATTCCCTACGGTATCCTCCTGGTCACGGGCCCTACCGGCAGCGGCAAGAGCACCACCCTCTACACGGTACTGAGCCGGCTCAATACCCAGGAGCGCAAGATCATCACGGTCGAGGATCCGGTGGAGTACCAGATCCCCGGCATCAACCAGATCCAGGTCAAGCCCGCAATCGGCATGACCTTCTCGGGGGCCCTGAGATCTATCGTGCGCCAGGATCCGGACATCATCATGGTGGGTGAGATGCGCGACCTGGAGACGGCGCGGATCGCCGTCCAGTCGGCCCTGACTGGCCACCTGGTGCTCTCGACCCTGCATACCAACGACGCGGCTAGCGGCGTCACCCGTCTGCTCGACATGGGGGTCGAGGATTATTTGCTGACTTCTACCATCAATGGGATCCTGGCCCAGCGTCTGGTGCGGCGGCTGTGCCCCTTCTGCCGGGAGAACTATGAACCCCTGCCGGAGGTCGCCGCCAAAGTACGTAAGTCCCTCACGGATGTGGATGCCATCCAGCTCTACCGGGCCGTGGGCTGCGAGCGATGCAATAACACCGGCTATCGCGGTCGCCTAGTCATTACCGAGGTGCTGCGCATGACGGACGCCATCCGCCGCGCCGTGCTGGAACATGCCACCGCCACCGTGATCCTGCGTCTTGCCATCGAGGAGGGCATGGCTACCATGTACCAGGACGGTCTCCGCAAGTGCCTGGACGGGCGCACGACCCTAGAAGAAGTTCTGCGCGTGGCCGAGGAGCATTGA
- a CDS encoding type II secretion system F family protein produces MPSYHYKAVRMDGEVVEGQMDSHDEGAVIRQLQKEGLIPLSARRAGGLRDQLFASRRRQNLTMKEIGAMTREMATLLEAGLTLDRSLQILIELGAEERVNRVLEDLQARVRGGATFSSALEQQGGQFPRLYINMVRAGETSGALDGVLARLAEYLERTADLRETVVSALVYPLILLVVAGLSVILLLVFVVPQFAVLFQDMGAALPLPTRIVMALGDFFRDFWWVLLALIAIIALAIEKALARPEVRDRFDSRVLRLPLFGDLIWKMETARFCHTLSTLLKNGLTLLSALNLAKEVVGNRKLASLMTEAGEELKRGRGLAQPFTQREILPQMALQMVRVGEESGALDAMLAKVAAIYDKETQLSVKRLLTLLEPALIIGLGVVVAGIIISIIVPILGANELVM; encoded by the coding sequence ATGCCTAGCTATCATTACAAAGCAGTACGGATGGACGGCGAGGTGGTTGAAGGCCAGATGGATTCCCATGACGAAGGGGCGGTCATTCGTCAACTGCAAAAGGAGGGCTTGATCCCCCTCTCGGCCCGCCGCGCCGGTGGTCTGCGCGATCAGCTTTTTGCCAGCCGGCGCCGGCAAAACCTGACCATGAAGGAAATTGGCGCCATGACCCGCGAAATGGCGACCCTGTTGGAAGCCGGGCTGACCTTGGACCGCTCGCTCCAAATCCTGATCGAACTCGGCGCCGAGGAGCGGGTCAATCGCGTCCTGGAGGACCTCCAGGCCCGGGTGCGGGGTGGTGCGACCTTTTCCTCCGCCCTGGAGCAGCAGGGCGGCCAGTTCCCACGCCTATACATCAACATGGTGCGCGCTGGCGAGACCAGCGGCGCTCTGGATGGGGTCTTGGCGCGCCTGGCGGAATATCTGGAACGGACCGCCGATCTGCGTGAAACCGTCGTCTCCGCCCTAGTGTATCCCCTGATCCTGCTGGTGGTCGCCGGCCTGTCGGTGATTCTGCTGCTGGTCTTCGTGGTGCCCCAGTTCGCCGTCCTTTTCCAGGACATGGGGGCCGCCCTGCCGCTGCCGACCCGGATCGTGATGGCCTTGGGTGACTTCTTTCGTGACTTCTGGTGGGTCCTGCTGGCCCTGATCGCTATCATTGCGCTTGCGATCGAAAAGGCCTTGGCCAGGCCAGAGGTACGCGACCGGTTTGATAGCCGCGTCCTCCGTTTACCCCTTTTTGGCGATCTGATCTGGAAGATGGAGACGGCGCGCTTCTGCCATACCCTGTCCACCCTTCTCAAGAATGGCCTGACTTTGCTGAGCGCCCTGAACCTAGCCAAGGAAGTGGTTGGCAACCGCAAGCTGGCTAGTCTCATGACCGAGGCGGGCGAGGAACTCAAGCGGGGTCGCGGCCTGGCTCAGCCCTTCACGCAGCGCGAGATCCTGCCTCAGATGGCCCTGCAGATGGTCCGCGTTGGCGAGGAATCCGGCGCGCTGGACGCCATGCTGGCCAAGGTTGCCGCCATCTACGATAAGGAGACCCAACTGAGCGTCAAGCGCTTGCTGACCCTGCTCGAGCCTGCCCTCATCATTGGTCTGGGGGTTGTCGTTGCCGGCATCATCATCTCCATCATAGTGCCGATCTTGGGGGCCAATGAGTTGGTGATGTAG
- the gspG gene encoding type II secretion system major pseudopilin GspG: MRSRSRQRGFTLVELLVVLAILGLLVGLVGPQVMKALGGSKTKTARIQIEDLSATLDIYRLELGRYPTTNDGLQALVENTAGASNWNGPYLKKNQVPKDPWGFDYQYQSPGEHGSFDIWSLGADNREGGEGENQDILGWE, encoded by the coding sequence ATGCGGTCCCGGTCGCGCCAGCGGGGCTTTACCTTGGTCGAGCTCCTAGTCGTTCTCGCCATTCTGGGTTTACTGGTAGGTCTGGTTGGCCCTCAGGTGATGAAGGCCCTGGGAGGATCCAAGACCAAGACGGCCCGGATCCAAATCGAGGACCTTTCGGCGACCTTGGATATTTATCGGCTCGAATTGGGTCGCTATCCCACCACCAACGATGGGCTTCAGGCCCTGGTGGAAAATACGGCTGGGGCGTCGAATTGGAATGGCCCCTATCTCAAGAAAAACCAGGTGCCTAAGGATCCTTGGGGCTTCGATTACCAATATCAATCACCGGGTGAACATGGCAGCTTCGATATCTGGTCCCTGGGCGCCGACAACCGCGAGGGCGGGGAGGGTGAGAACCAGGACATCCTCGGCTGGGAATAA
- a CDS encoding GspH/FimT family protein has translation MSLARLTQAVPLGGRGFTLLELVVVLALATMLIALVPPLISAAIPGVELKSSARRVAAGLRLAREEAIRTGRDIAFRIDLEERSYQVEGPFRRVSLPKGLDLKLVVAESEMENDQTGAIRFFADGGSTGGRVILARDGAGWQVGTQWLTGRVQVAPWEGP, from the coding sequence ATGAGCCTGGCCCGATTAACCCAGGCCGTGCCATTAGGTGGCCGTGGCTTTACGCTGCTGGAGCTGGTGGTGGTATTGGCCTTGGCGACGATGCTCATCGCCCTGGTTCCGCCACTCATCTCTGCCGCCATCCCTGGCGTTGAATTGAAATCCTCCGCCCGCCGGGTGGCCGCCGGGCTCCGACTGGCGCGTGAAGAGGCCATTCGCACTGGGCGGGACATTGCCTTCAGGATCGACCTGGAGGAGCGCAGCTATCAAGTCGAGGGGCCCTTCCGCCGCGTTTCCCTACCGAAAGGCCTGGACCTTAAGCTAGTGGTGGCCGAATCCGAGATGGAGAATGACCAGACGGGCGCCATTCGCTTCTTTGCCGATGGCGGTTCCACCGGTGGACGCGTCATCCTGGCTCGCGACGGCGCCGGCTGGCAGGTTGGAACCCAATGGCTGACAGGGCGGGTTCAGGTAGCGCCTTGGGAAGGACCATGA
- a CDS encoding type II secretion system protein, with protein MKPGVNQRGFSLLEVLVAFTILAITLGVLTQVFSRALNTAALSGSYGRATALAEAGIGLVGLDIPLEPGSRAGETEDGLQWQVQVSELPLGDLLPGKPPLPAYLITSEVAWETARGTRRVSLSTLRLGEALPEI; from the coding sequence ATGAAACCTGGAGTGAACCAGCGCGGCTTCTCCTTACTGGAGGTACTGGTCGCCTTTACCATCCTCGCCATCACCCTGGGTGTCTTGACGCAAGTCTTCTCGCGGGCCCTCAACACCGCTGCCCTCAGCGGCAGCTATGGTCGGGCCACCGCACTTGCGGAGGCGGGTATTGGACTTGTGGGTCTGGATATCCCCCTGGAACCGGGTTCCCGGGCCGGGGAGACGGAGGATGGGTTGCAATGGCAAGTCCAGGTGTCCGAACTGCCCTTGGGGGATCTTCTTCCGGGAAAGCCCCCTCTGCCAGCCTATCTCATCACCTCCGAGGTGGCCTGGGAGACGGCGCGGGGGACCCGACGGGTGTCTCTCTCCACGCTACGCTTGGGGGAGGCCCTCCCTGAAATCTAG
- a CDS encoding general secretion pathway protein GspJ: MAGGFTLVELLIAFVLVALISILLFSGLRLGIRSWEGVETSAEFNAELRLARDFLVRVLSQSQPITLTLDAEPYLLFTGNGQNLEFVSPLSEQVGIPGLYILRLGLEAAREGNSLVLTRWLLNPDVLAGTKDIPAWQPMGGQVASSGVLEDQDVAAGAFGTSILLDDVTEFEIAYFGFPEGEDPAVTVEAKGEWQATWQSRAMPPQALRIHLTTPHRVWPDLIIWLGASTPVPLSGFGKPK, from the coding sequence ATGGCGGGCGGTTTCACCTTGGTGGAACTGCTGATCGCCTTTGTCCTAGTGGCCCTGATCAGTATTCTGCTGTTTTCAGGCTTGAGGTTGGGTATACGTTCCTGGGAAGGTGTCGAGACCTCGGCCGAATTCAATGCCGAATTACGCCTTGCCCGTGACTTCCTGGTACGGGTTTTGAGCCAATCGCAGCCCATTACGCTCACCCTGGATGCGGAGCCCTACCTGCTCTTTACCGGAAATGGTCAGAACCTGGAATTTGTCTCACCCCTGTCCGAACAGGTAGGTATCCCGGGACTCTACATTTTGCGCCTTGGGCTGGAGGCCGCTCGAGAGGGGAACTCGCTGGTCTTGACCCGCTGGCTTCTCAACCCCGACGTGCTGGCGGGAACGAAGGACATCCCAGCATGGCAGCCCATGGGTGGCCAGGTGGCCTCATCGGGCGTCCTAGAGGATCAGGATGTCGCGGCTGGCGCCTTTGGCACCAGCATCCTGCTGGATGATGTCACGGAGTTCGAAATCGCCTATTTCGGCTTCCCCGAGGGCGAGGACCCCGCCGTGACGGTCGAGGCCAAGGGGGAGTGGCAGGCGACCTGGCAGAGTCGCGCCATGCCGCCTCAAGCCTTGCGTATCCATCTCACCACGCCCCATCGGGTGTGGCCGGATCTCATCATTTGGCTTGGGGCCTCCACGCCGGTGCCCCTGTCCGGTTTTGGCAAGCCCAAATGA
- a CDS encoding general secretion pathway protein GspK: protein MKTVVIPGNSRPLAKMGGRQCGIALMLVLWVITLLTIIAVGLTATQRTEINLAANQVASASFRAQADAAIQFAALNLLTQPPVATQEEALDTQAFWVPDGQPRVWGLGEQMLEIRIINEASLIDLNTADRDLLLALMRAVGLQDAEPDSLVDAILDWRDADELHLVNGAEDPDYEAAGLPYGAKDGPFDSLEELQQLIGFNKELYEILTPAMTVSSGQATPEPTFAPPLVQAAQQGISLEEMQDRLETETAILEDTPTPKGRGGPLYRIQVRWRAPGGTFRFMESLVRIQQGTSPPVEILWRRQALAPEQASGSSIGEGEGPE from the coding sequence ATGAAGACTGTCGTCATCCCGGGGAATTCCCGACCCCTTGCAAAGATGGGCGGTCGCCAGTGTGGCATCGCCCTGATGCTGGTCCTGTGGGTCATTACCCTATTGACCATCATTGCCGTTGGCTTGACGGCCACGCAGCGCACGGAGATCAATCTGGCAGCCAATCAGGTCGCCAGTGCCTCCTTCCGTGCCCAGGCCGATGCCGCCATCCAATTCGCGGCCTTGAATCTCCTGACCCAACCCCCGGTGGCAACCCAGGAAGAAGCCCTCGATACCCAGGCCTTCTGGGTGCCGGACGGTCAGCCTCGGGTTTGGGGACTTGGGGAGCAGATGCTTGAGATTCGTATCATCAATGAGGCGTCCCTCATCGATTTGAACACCGCCGATCGCGACCTGCTCCTGGCCCTGATGAGGGCGGTCGGTCTCCAGGACGCTGAACCTGACAGCCTGGTGGATGCCATCCTCGATTGGCGCGACGCAGATGAACTGCATCTCGTCAATGGCGCCGAGGATCCGGACTATGAAGCCGCAGGTTTGCCCTACGGAGCCAAGGATGGGCCCTTCGATAGCCTGGAAGAACTCCAGCAACTCATTGGTTTTAATAAAGAGCTATATGAGATATTGACGCCAGCCATGACGGTTTCCTCCGGGCAGGCGACCCCGGAGCCTACCTTTGCCCCCCCCCTGGTACAGGCGGCGCAGCAAGGTATCAGTCTGGAAGAGATGCAAGATAGGCTAGAAACCGAAACCGCGATTTTGGAGGATACGCCGACCCCGAAGGGCCGGGGCGGGCCCCTTTATCGCATCCAGGTGCGCTGGCGCGCGCCGGGGGGTACCTTCCGCTTTATGGAATCCCTGGTGCGCATCCAGCAAGGTACAAGCCCCCCGGTCGAGATCTTGTGGCGACGCCAAGCGTTGGCGCCGGAACAGGCCTCGGGAAGTTCCATTGGGGAGGGAGAAGGGCCGGAATAG
- a CDS encoding PilN domain-containing protein, with translation MRWRRDLANCLPGRLGEFLAPRDTHLTLALGEGQALLRQGLGDSGHTLLELDTDSLATLASLVAGRVAEPRTCIELPAYWIITRTLFLPGQARKNLRQVIRYEIDRLTPFHPDQVYYDFRLAEDQAKGGRLTVELALCRREPIQGWLGRMRDAGAPVDRIAWPEAWPAVNLLPEAERPKGEGRLFNLGTLLGFLTLILVAATLAGPIWQKTQILAGLNKELADVKGRAAEVNTLREAVETAHKGSVAVLERKSSQAAMIDLLRELTDRLPDGTWVENLEFQGSEVQVRGESIQAAALIGLLEQAPSISGVAFRSPVSQVPNTDRERFHIGFNYQRQGGDS, from the coding sequence GTGCGTTGGCGTCGGGATCTCGCCAATTGTCTGCCAGGGCGGCTGGGAGAATTCCTGGCACCAAGGGATACCCATCTCACCCTGGCGTTAGGGGAAGGCCAGGCCTTGCTGCGCCAGGGTCTGGGAGATTCTGGCCATACCCTCTTGGAACTGGATACTGACTCACTGGCGACCTTGGCGTCCTTGGTGGCAGGCCGGGTTGCGGAACCGCGCACCTGTATCGAGTTGCCTGCGTACTGGATTATCACGCGCACCCTTTTCCTGCCCGGCCAGGCACGCAAAAACCTCCGCCAGGTTATCCGCTATGAGATCGATCGCCTCACCCCCTTTCATCCCGACCAAGTCTATTATGACTTCCGTCTGGCCGAGGATCAGGCCAAGGGTGGGCGCCTCACCGTAGAGTTGGCCCTCTGTCGGCGTGAACCCATTCAGGGTTGGCTGGGCCGGATGAGGGATGCGGGTGCCCCCGTCGATCGCATCGCTTGGCCAGAAGCCTGGCCTGCGGTCAACCTCTTGCCCGAGGCGGAGCGCCCCAAGGGTGAGGGACGGCTTTTTAATTTAGGCACTTTGTTGGGTTTCCTGACCCTGATCCTGGTGGCCGCCACCCTGGCGGGGCCCATTTGGCAAAAGACCCAAATCCTCGCGGGCCTGAACAAGGAGCTTGCGGACGTCAAGGGCCGGGCGGCCGAGGTGAATACGTTGCGTGAGGCCGTTGAGACCGCTCACAAGGGTAGCGTGGCGGTGCTTGAACGCAAATCAAGTCAGGCGGCCATGATCGATTTGTTGCGGGAACTCACGGACCGGCTCCCCGATGGGACCTGGGTGGAAAACCTGGAATTTCAGGGCAGCGAGGTCCAGGTTCGTGGGGAATCCATTCAGGCCGCCGCCCTGATAGGCCTCCTGGAGCAGGCACCCTCCATTTCCGGCGTCGCCTTCCGTTCACCGGTCTCCCAGGTTCCCAACACGGATCGGGAACGCTTCCACATTGGTTTTAACTACCAACGCCAAGGTGGCGACTCATGA
- a CDS encoding general secretion pathway protein GspM encodes MIKVGPLPRWGSCLLAWSVAILIPVIILLAVGVPWLQRMTELDSETESVVDQVQRYERLIATIPRLKAELERERNNQEIKAFYFDAPTAALAGAQLQATIQEMVQAAGARLVNSQFLPAEANEQPSRVRIRAQIQGDTNAMLDVLYSLEHARPFLFVDQLSVRSTTRRERRDRRQGGNNPPAQTKQELTIRLDVFGYALGSAS; translated from the coding sequence ATGATCAAGGTCGGGCCCTTGCCCAGGTGGGGCAGCTGCCTGCTTGCCTGGTCAGTGGCCATCCTGATACCGGTGATCATCCTGCTGGCTGTGGGGGTGCCTTGGCTTCAGCGGATGACGGAGCTTGACAGCGAGACCGAGTCCGTCGTGGATCAAGTTCAGCGTTATGAGCGCCTGATCGCCACCATTCCCCGACTCAAGGCCGAGCTGGAACGAGAGCGGAACAATCAGGAGATCAAGGCCTTCTACTTCGATGCCCCCACTGCGGCCCTGGCTGGGGCTCAGCTTCAGGCCACCATTCAGGAGATGGTTCAGGCAGCGGGGGCACGTCTGGTCAATTCCCAGTTTCTGCCCGCCGAGGCCAATGAACAGCCATCCAGGGTGCGTATTCGGGCCCAAATTCAGGGCGACACGAATGCCATGTTGGACGTGCTCTACAGTCTTGAGCATGCCAGGCCCTTTCTCTTTGTTGACCAACTCTCGGTACGTTCGACCACCCGCCGCGAGCGGCGCGATCGGCGGCAGGGGGGAAACAATCCGCCAGCACAAACCAAACAAGAATTGACGATTCGGCTGGATGTCTTCGGTTACGCCTTGGGGAGTGCCAGTTGA